Proteins from a genomic interval of Apteryx mantelli isolate bAptMan1 chromosome 5, bAptMan1.hap1, whole genome shotgun sequence:
- the LOC106495833 gene encoding low-density lipoprotein receptor-related protein 2-like isoform X8 — translation MGAASRRAELRRRGRVLPALRPLQPAVQQRAGRLQLLLPRGLRAAARHRLRGGRQRDAAPGGRGAGPGPPGRADPRLPAAAGHGHGAPRPRLRPAAGDLLLAHGGGRAPRAPARDGRPDPLPRRRGGQQHLRGLVHGAAVLGRRPPRRHPRGAGRRPGLRDGAGQGRGPRAAGGAPGREVLVLGEPRAEGPDGHRRRRHGRLGPAGAHRGVHGGAGGAEPGPRGQQALLDQRVQGGDTAACAPGLCSHLCLLSPVHPRGYKCACPEGLFLLPSGKCAELSIVYAEEKAISLVQVGPGARSRLVQKWLEPLHLQDVDWQRSVLYGTDDGGTLLRVVGHPGRREAISTGLPICSARVDIRSGDLYWLACNRKDIGVSRAPGMAPRILHRARSGIQHLFLDWQRGALYWLARGQPLQQLSLAGGTPQDAWNETWPEELPAAMDSKAFTLLWSSASGLRALSLTKRQAVTLSPSWPHGLVAAFEPYLVSTNGTALLLWDRRTLTLVLAVPAVDVQGVVTFVGTELQAAPVPLPAPTKKESALPLPPLVATSTMTTTTTTTTTTTVRPTTSTTRPTPSKTTTVPIAVHVPTSKATVTPTTTARPTLSKTTSAPSTTTTRPPPTKIIPMSTTATTRLTAWAMPTKTTPTRPTKTTPTQPAAIATTTSRPSPTKTSAVQPIATTRRITSPARVVPPTPKVPPSPVPPSTPVPHLSCPRTHVPCRDGTECVAQEYVCDGEKDCADGSDEDGCAQLCDTPGAFRCSSGAACVRSGERCDGVPQCPDASDEAGCWSPTQECALRCDGAARCVPESWLCDGHADCLDRADEQGCVPKECGPTEFACASGQCVAAALRCDGVRDCPDGSDEEGCAVPPPLLCRPGELACPRGGRCVPEAWRCDGTPDCPDGADERGCPEEEKLCGERRWGCARGRECVPEAWRCDGESDCADGSDEAGCQPAPCQSHEYPCGLGTCLNASLVCDGRQDCADGSDEGGNCSVPCRLPCSHLCHPSPQGPRCRCAPGYRLAEDGVSCTDVDECKERGEGACSQTCLNAPGNYSCGCLPGYLLEPDGRICKLTGPEPTLLVAVQSEVLSYGLRSGREKVLLATDKERVIFSLDYDPVERKVFWVDLGTESIRWQGLDSGKKGTLVKGVRSDCIAVDWVGRNLYWTDGVAGQVLATRLGAAWRGVPEYTVVLDGDLDRPHSLVLQPLAGLLYWSEVGSHPRLMEATMDGSRRHTLLAQGLGWPTALALDLPSWRIFWLDEKLGSVGSAHLDGTGVKVLRLSWVQSPFAAAVCEGELYWSERKAWAVQRVDKATGKNRTVVLKRHGQPHGLQVMHPALRPASPNPCAARGCSHLCLLSARHAGQCRCPAGLTLAADETTCLPLRDSAFALLVAPAAVTQVYLKDLPATAGAQGLPPHRALPLAKVGRLTAIDYAVKSKSLYFAEAGGGSIGLLRLKDSGRLSWKRAVAVEGTVVSLALDWPSGNLYWIGGQPRRVHVAAPGGRWSLELLGRGLQGAAWLALCPRASTMCFVTAAGGGGGGGPGAAVECAAMDGAGRRTVWRRARAPAGLTFGGGGAGTRLYWADRERGTINSVELDGSRFRVVREGLHGLSLFAIGDGFLLWTTASTNGSSKVWHSRLERAESWWFAVEQELLAVRIYSQFSQEGANGCAESNGGCAQLCLPNPAGRQCRCSAGYSLVRGTDCAPAPPCPAPLQACRDLRSCFSKEQACDGQPHCADGSDELDCPSAAAATRLPAAAPSGTPRAEGEEKPAWRTAAPSPRERGEPFPALPSTEEVLGAVPCSSETCNLRGECAIEAGRVTCHCALGYRGDYCEEAEVQPVAGPIALGVAVLLLVSAASVGALAYMRRRDSRRRTSSTASTRVLTLYHRESDPEEEDEEEEELPPKSDTFVNEAYDGKEELPAPLGKGPSHP, via the exons ATGGGCGCTGCAAGCCGACGGGCAGAGCTGCGCCG ACGTGGACGAGTGCTCCCTGCCCTACGGCCCCTGCAGCCAGCTGTGCAGCAACGCgccgggcgccttcagctgctcctgcctcgggGGCTACGCGCTGCGGCACGGCACCGCCTGCGAGGTGGCCG aCAACGCGACGCAGCTCctggtggccgtggggcaggaccTGGCCCTCCTGGACGCGCGGACCCTCGCCTACCGGCCGCTGCTGGCCACGGGCACGGAGCCCCGCGCCCTCGCCTACGACCTGCTGCGGGAGACCTACTACTGGCTCACGGAGGAGGGCGAGCTCCGCGTGCGCCCGCCCGGGACGGACGCCCGGACCCTCTACCCAG GCGCCGGGGAGGCCAACAGCATCTCCGTGGACTGGTTCACGGGGCAGCTGTACTGGGCCGGCGGCCACCCCGGCGCCATCCGCGCGGGGCTGGGCGACGGCCGGGGCTACGTGACGGTGCTGGGCAAGGACGTGGCCCCCGAGCAGCTGGTGGTGCACCCGGCCGCGAG GTCCTTGTACTGGGTGAaccgcgggcagaggggccggACGGTCATCGCCGCCGCCGGCATGGACGGCTCGGACCGGCGGGAGCTCACCGTGGTGTCCATGGAGGAGCCGGTGGGGCTGAGCCTGGACCACGCGGGCAGCAGGCTCTACTGGATCAGCGAGTACAAGGAG GGGACACGGCCGCGTGCGCTCCGGGCCTGTGCAGCCAcctctgcctcctgtcccccgtGCACCCTCGGGGCTACAAGTGCGCCTGTCCGGAGGGGCTCTTCCTCCTGCCCTCGGGGAAGTGCgcag AGCTGTCCATCGTGTACGCGGAGGAGAAGGCCATCTCCCTGGTGCAGGTgggccccggcgcccgcagccGGCTGGTGCAGAAGTGGCTGGAGCCCCTCCACCTGCAGGACGTGGACTGGCAGAGGTCGGTGCTCTACGGCACGGACGACGGCGGGACGCTGCTGCGCGTGGTGGGACACCCAGGGAGGAGAGAGGCCATCTCGACCGGGCTTCCAA TTTGCTCTGCCCGCGTGGACATCCGCTCGGGGGACCTGTACTGGCTCGCGTGCAACCGGAAGGACATCGGAGTGAGCCGGGCGCCTGGCATGGCCCCGCGCATCCTGCACCGTGCCCGCAGCGGCATCCAGCACCTCTTCCTGGACTGGCAGCGAGGTGCTCTGTACtggctggcccgggggcagccgcTGCAGCAGCTCAGCCTGGCCGGGGGCACGCCGCAGGATGCCTGGAACGAGACGTGGCCCGAAGAGCTGCCTGCGGCCATGGATAGCAAGGCCTTCACCTTGCTCTGGAGCTCAGCCTCGG GCCTGCGGGCGCTGAGCCTGACCAAGAGGCAAGCAGTCACCCTGTCGCCCAGCTGGCCCCACGGCCTCGTGGCCGCCTTTGAGCCCTACTTGGTGTCGACGAACGGGACGGCTCTGCTGCTGTGGGACCGGAGGACGCTGACCCTCGTGCTCGCCGTGCCAGCGGTGGACGTGCAGGGAGTGGTGACCTTCGTGGGCACGGAGCTGCAGGCTG CACCGGTGCCTCTGCCAGCACCAACGAAAAAGGAGTCCGCCCTGCCCCTCCCTCCGCTTGTGGCCACCAGTACGATGACGACGACAACCACAACCACAACCACTACTACTGTTCGGCCCACCACCTCCACCACAAGGCCTACGCCAAGCAAGACTACCACCGTGCCAATCGCTGTTCACGTGCCAACCAGTAAGGCCACCGTAACACCAACCACCACCGCCCGGCCCACGCTATCCAAGACTACCTCTGCGCCAAGCACCACCACCACCCGGCCCCCACCAACCAAGATCATCCCTATGTCAACTACTGCAACTACCCGACTCACTGCCTGGGCAATGCCAACCAAGACTACCCCTACACGGCCAACCAAGACCACTCCTACGCAACCAGCCGCCATCGCCACCACCACCAGTCGGCCTTCACCAACCAAGACCTCCGCCGTGCAGCCAATTGCCACCACCCGGCGCATAACCAGCCCTGCACGGGTTGTGCCCCCAACCCCCAAAGTCCCACCCAGCCCTGTGCCCCCCTCAACCCCTGTCCCCCATCTGTCCTGTCCCCGCACGCATGTGCCCTGCCGCGACGGCACCGAGTGCGTGGCCCAGGAGTACGTGTGTGACGGGGAGAAGGATTGTGCGGATGGCTCTGATGAGGACGGCTGTGCCCAGCTCTGTGACACCCCAG gggcctTCCGCTGCTCGAGCGGGGCTGCGTGTGTGAGGTCCGGGGAGCGCTGCGACGGGGTGCCGCAGTGCCCCGACGCCTCGGACGAGGCGGGCTGCTGGAGCCCCACGCAGGAGTGCGCCCTGCGCTGCGACGGTGCCGCCCGCTGCGTCCCCGAGAGCTGGCTCTGCGATGGCCACGCCGACTGCCTGGACCGCGCCGACGAGCAGGGCTGCG TGCCCAAGGAGTGCGGCCCCACCGAGTTCGCCTGCGCGAGCGGGCAGTGCgtggccgcggcgctgcgctgcgacGGCGTCCGCGACTGCCCGGACGGCTCGGACGAGGAGGGCTGCgccgtgccgccgccgctgctgtgCCGCCCGGGCGAGCTGGCgtgcccccgcggcgggcggtgCGTGCCGGAGGCCTGGCGCTGCGACGGCACCCCCGACTGCCCGGACGGCGCGGACGAGCGG GGCTGCCCCGAGGAGGAAAAGCTGTGCGGGGAGCGGCGGTGGGGCTGCGCCCGCGGCCGCGAGTGCGTCCCCGAGGCCTGGCGCTGCGACGGAGAGAGCGACTGCGCGGACGGCAGCGACGAGGCTGGCT gccagcctgctccctgccAGAGCCACGAGTACCCGTGCGGGCTGGGGACCTGCCTGAACGCGTCCCTGGTGTGCGACGGTCGTCAGGACTGCGCGGACGGCTCGGACGAGGGGGGCAACTGCTCCGTGCCCTGCCGGCTGCCCTGCTCTCACCTCTGCCACCCCTCGCCCCAGGGCCCC AGGTGCCGGTGCGCCCCGGGCTATCGGCTGGCTGAGGACGGCGTGTCCTGCACGGATGTGGACGAGTGCAAGGAGCGGGGTGAGGGagcctgcagccagacctgcctCAACGCCCCGGGGAACTACAGCTGCGGCTGCCTCCCCGGCTACCTGCTGGAGCCCGACGGCCGCATCTGCAAGCTCACCG GACCGGAGCCCACGCTGCTGGTGGCCGTGCAGTCAGAGGTGCTGTCCTACGGGCTGCGGAGCGGGCGTGAGAAGGTGCTGCTGGCCACCGACAAGGAGCGTGTCATCTTCTCGCTCGACTATGACCCGGTGGAAAGGAAGGTTTTCTGGGTGGACCTGGGCACGGAGAGCATCCGCTGGCAGGGCCTCGACTCGGGCAAGAAGGGCACGCTGGTGAAAG GTGTGAGATCGGACTGCATCGCTGTGGACTGGGTGGGGAGGAACCTGTACTGGACAGATGGGGTGGCAGGACAGGTGCTGGCCACCCGCCTGGGGGCCGCCTGGCGAGGGGTCCCGGAGTACACCGTGGTGCTGGACGGAGACCTGGACCGGCCCCACTCCCTGGTGCTCCAGCCTCTGGCGGG GCTGCTGTACTGGTCAGAGGTGGGGAGCCACCCACGGCTGATGGAGGCCACCATGGACGGCAGCCGTCGGCACACGCTGCTGGCccaagggctgggctggcccaCCGCTCTGGCCCTCGACCTCCCCTCCTGGAGGATCTTCTGGCTGGATGAGAAGCTGGGCAGCGTCGGCTCAGCGCACCTGGACGGCACCGGCGTGAAG GTGCTGCGGCTGAGCTGGGTCCAGAGCCCCTTCGCGGCGGCCGTATGCGAGGGAGAGCTGTACTGGTCGGAGAGGAAGGCATGGGCGGTGCAGCGAGTGGACAAGGCCACCGGCAAGAACAGGACTGTAGTGCTCAAGCGCCACGGGCAGCCCCATGGCCTCCAG GTGATGCACCCGGCGCTGCGACCGGCGTCCCCCAACCCGTGCGCAGCGCGTGGCTGCTCCCACCTGTGCCTGCTGAGCGCCCGGCACGCCGGGCAGTGCCGGTGCCCTGCCGGGCTGACGCTGGCCGCCGACGAGACCACGTGCCTCCCCCTCCGCGATTCGGCCTTTGCCCTCCTGGTGGCACCGGCGGCTGTGACCCAG GTCTACCTGAAGGACCTGCCCGCGACGGCCGGAGCCCAGGGCCTTCCCCCGCACCGAGCCCTCCCCTTGGCCAAGGTGGGCCGGTTGACGGCCATCGACTACGCGGTGAAGAGCAAGAGCCTGTACTTCGCGGAGGCGGGGGGCGGCTCCATCGGGCTGCTGCGCCTGAAGGACTCGGGCCGGCTGTCCTGGAAGCGAGCGGTGGCCGTGGAGGGCACGGTGGTGTCGCTGGCGCTGGACTGGCCGAGCGGCAACCTGTACTGGATCGGCGGGCAGCCGCGCCGCGTCCACGTGGCGGCTCCTGGGGGTCGCTGGTCCCTGGAGCTGCTCGGCCGAGGGCTGCAGGGCGCCGCCTGGCTGGCGCTGTGCCCCCGCGCCTCCACCATGTGCTTCGTcacggcggcgggcggcggcggcggcggcggcccgggggcggcggtggAGTGCGCCGCCATGGACGGCGCCGGCCGCAGGACGGTCTGGAGGAGAGCCCGCGCTCCCGCTGGCCTCAccttcggcggcggcggcgccggcaccCGCCTCTACTGGGCAGACCGCG AGAGAGGAACGATCAACAGCGTGGAGCTGGACGGCTCCCGCTTCCGGGTGGTGCGGGAAGGGCTGCACGGCCTCTCGCTCTTTGCCATCGGAGACGGCTTCCTGCTCTGGACCACGGCTTCGACCAACG GCTCCAGCAAGGTGTGGCACAGCCGCCTGGAGCGGGCCGAGAGCTGGTGGTTCGCcgtggagcaggagctgctggccgTGAGGATCTACAGCCAGTTCTCGCAGGAAG GCGCCAACGGCTGCGCGGAGAGCAACGGCGGCTgcgcccagctctgcctgcccaaCCCCGCGGGGCGGCAGTGCCGCTGCTCGGCCGGCTACAGCCTGGTGCGTGGGACGGATTGCGCGCCGGCTCCGCCGTGCCCGGCCCCGCTCCAGGCCTGCCGCGACCTTCGGAGCTGCTTCTCCAAAGAGCAGGCCTGCGACGGGCAGCCCCACTGCGCCGACGGCTCCGACGAGCTGGACT GCCCCTCCGCAGCGGCGGCGACacggctccccgcggcggcacCCTCGGGGACGCCCCGTGCCGAGGGAGAGGAGAAGCCGGCCTGGCGCacggctgcccccagcccccgggAGCGCGGGGAGCCCTTCCCGGCGCTGCCGAGCACCGAGGAGGTGCTGGGGGCCGTGCCGTGCAGCAGCGAGACGTGCAACCTGCGCGGGGAATGCGCCATCGAGGCCGGGCGGGTGACGTGCCACTGCGCCCTGGGCTACCGCGGCGACTACTGCGAGGAGGCCGAGGTGCAGCCCGTGGCCGGTCCCATCGCCCTGGGGGTGGCCGTGCTGCTGCTGGTCAGCGCGGCCTCCGTGGGCGCCCTGGCCTACATGCGGAGGAGGGACAGCCGGAGGAG GACCTCTAGCACTGCCTCCACCCGAGTGCTGACCCTGTACCACCGCGAGAGCGACCCCGAGGAAGAagacgaggaggaggaagagcttcCCCCCAAGAGCGATACCTTTGTGAACGAAGCTTATGACGGGAAAGAG gagctgccggccccgctggggAAGGGACCATCTCACCCCTGA